One stretch of Burkholderia pyrrocinia DNA includes these proteins:
- a CDS encoding metal-dependent hydrolase family protein — translation MTITVLQGGNVLDLERGVLLEHHHVVIEGERIVEVTDRPVDLPNAQVVDVRGKTVMPGFIDCHVHVLASNANLGANATQPNILAAIRSLPILDSMLSRGFTSVRDAGGADWSLMQAVETGLVSGPRIFPSGKALSQTGGHGDFRPRGDLLEPCSCCFRTGAIARVVDGVEGVRLAVREEIQKGATQIKIMASGGVASPTDPIANTQYSEDEIRAIVDEAEAANTYVMAHAYTGRAIARAVRCGVRTIEHGNLVDEAAAKLMHEHGAFVVPTLVTYDALAKHGAEFGMPADSVAKVASVQQKGRESLEIYAKAGVKMGFGSDLLGEMHAFQCGEFRIRAEVLGNLEALRSATTVAAEIVNMPGQLGVVAAGAIADMVVLDGNPLDDIGVVAGEGEHIAYVLQRGRIVKARDGGR, via the coding sequence ATGACCATTACCGTGCTTCAAGGCGGCAACGTCCTCGACCTCGAACGAGGCGTTTTGCTTGAACATCATCATGTCGTAATCGAAGGCGAGCGGATTGTCGAAGTCACCGATCGGCCGGTGGATTTGCCGAATGCGCAGGTAGTCGATGTGCGCGGCAAGACCGTGATGCCGGGGTTCATCGATTGCCACGTGCATGTGCTGGCTTCGAATGCGAATCTTGGTGCCAATGCGACGCAGCCGAATATTCTCGCGGCGATTCGGTCGTTGCCGATTCTCGATTCGATGTTGTCGCGTGGGTTTACGAGTGTGCGGGATGCGGGTGGCGCGGATTGGAGTTTGATGCAGGCTGTCGAGACGGGGCTGGTTTCAGGGCCGAGGATTTTTCCGTCGGGGAAGGCGTTGTCGCAGACCGGCGGGCATGGGGATTTTCGGCCTCGGGGGGATTTGCTGGAGCCCTGCTCTTGCTGTTTTAGGACGGGGGCGATTGCGCGGGTCGTGGATGGAGTTGAAGGTGTGCGGCTCGCCGTGCGTGAAGAGATTCAGAAAGGCGCGACGCAGATCAAGATCATGGCTTCTGGTGGGGTTGCTTCGCCGACTGATCCGATTGCGAACACGCAGTATTCGGAGGATGAGATTCGGGCCATCGTCGATGAAGCCGAGGCGGCGAATACTTATGTGATGGCGCATGCGTATACGGGGCGAGCGATTGCGCGGGCTGTGCGATGCGGCGTGCGGACGATCGAGCACGGGAATCTCGTGGATGAAGCGGCCGCGAAGCTCATGCATGAGCATGGAGCGTTTGTGGTGCCTACGCTCGTTACTTATGACGCGCTTGCCAAACATGGGGCGGAGTTCGGGATGCCGGCTGACTCCGTGGCGAAGGTGGCTTCCGTGCAGCAGAAAGGTCGCGAGTCGCTGGAGATCTATGCGAAGGCCGGCGTGAAAATGGGGTTTGGGTCGGATCTGCTTGGCGAGATGCACGCGTTTCAGTGTGGGGAGTTTCGGATTCGGGCGGAAGTGCTCGGGAATCTGGAAGCGCTCAGGTCAGCGACGACGGTGGCGGCGGAGATTGTCAATATGCCGGGGCAACTGGGCGTCGTGGCCGCCGGTGCGATTGCCGACATGGTCGTGCTCGACGGAAACCCGCTCGACGATATCGGCGTTGTGGCCGGTGAAGGCGAGCACATCGCCTATGTGCTGCAGCGTGGGCGGATCGTGAAGGCGCGGGACGGCGGACGTTGA
- a CDS encoding MFS transporter, which translates to MQGTLSPRAAPSVDAAVQQRRRAIVATVIGNGLEWFDFTVYSFFAVIIAKLFFPTGNELTSVLLTVATFGVGFFMRPVGGIVLGVYADKVGRKAALSLTILLMAAGTALIGIAPTYEQAGIAAPLLIVVARLLQGFSAGGEMGGATAFLTEYAPPEKRAYYSSWIQSSIGFAVLLGAATGTFVTTSLDAQALHSWGWRLPFLLGIIVGPVGYFIRSHIDETPAFSAVEAQAKESSPLKEVLSTYPRETFASFSMVILWTVCTYVLLFYMPTYSVRTLHLPQSTGFAAGMVGGLMIMCCSPIVGRLADVWGRRVFLSGSALAILVLAWPMFAWINHAPGFTSLIVFQAVFGVLIATYTGPILAAFAELFPTKVLSTGLSVAYNFAVTIFGGFAPFLITWLIARTGSNMAPAFYVILAAAVSFVGTRFVKDAKRGASMTR; encoded by the coding sequence ATGCAAGGAACGCTTTCCCCACGCGCCGCGCCTTCCGTCGATGCGGCAGTGCAGCAGCGCCGCCGCGCCATCGTGGCGACCGTGATCGGCAACGGCCTCGAATGGTTCGACTTCACCGTCTACAGCTTCTTCGCGGTGATCATCGCGAAGCTGTTCTTCCCGACCGGCAACGAACTGACGTCCGTGCTGCTCACCGTCGCGACGTTCGGCGTCGGCTTCTTCATGCGGCCGGTGGGTGGCATCGTGCTCGGCGTCTATGCCGACAAGGTCGGACGCAAGGCCGCGCTGTCGCTCACCATCCTGCTGATGGCCGCCGGCACCGCGCTCATCGGGATCGCGCCGACCTACGAACAGGCCGGCATCGCCGCGCCGCTGCTGATCGTCGTCGCGCGACTGCTGCAAGGCTTCTCGGCCGGCGGCGAGATGGGTGGCGCCACCGCGTTCCTCACCGAATACGCGCCGCCGGAGAAGCGCGCTTATTACTCGAGCTGGATCCAGTCGAGCATCGGTTTCGCGGTGCTGCTTGGTGCTGCGACCGGCACGTTCGTCACGACGTCGCTCGACGCGCAGGCGTTGCATAGCTGGGGCTGGCGTCTGCCGTTCCTGCTCGGGATCATCGTCGGGCCGGTCGGTTACTTCATCCGCAGCCATATCGACGAGACGCCCGCGTTCAGCGCCGTCGAAGCGCAAGCGAAGGAAAGCTCGCCGCTGAAGGAAGTGCTGTCCACCTACCCGCGCGAGACGTTTGCGAGCTTTTCGATGGTCATTCTGTGGACCGTCTGCACCTATGTGCTGCTGTTCTATATGCCGACGTATTCCGTGCGCACGCTGCATCTGCCGCAGTCGACAGGTTTCGCGGCCGGGATGGTCGGCGGGCTGATGATCATGTGCTGCTCGCCGATCGTCGGCCGACTCGCCGACGTGTGGGGACGGCGCGTGTTCCTGTCCGGCTCTGCGCTCGCAATCCTCGTGCTTGCGTGGCCGATGTTCGCGTGGATCAACCATGCGCCAGGGTTCACGTCGCTGATCGTGTTCCAGGCCGTGTTCGGCGTGCTGATTGCGACCTATACGGGGCCGATTCTCGCGGCGTTCGCCGAGTTGTTCCCGACCAAGGTGTTGTCGACCGGGCTTTCCGTTGCGTACAACTTCGCGGTCACGATCTTTGGCGGGTTCGCGCCGTTTTTGATTACGTGGCTCATCGCACGCACGGGCAGCAACATGGCGCCTGCCTTCTACGTGATCCTCGCGGCGGCAGTCAGTTTCGTCGGGACGCGTTTCGTGAAGGATGCGAAGCGTGGCGCCTCCATGACTCGATAA